The Vibrio tubiashii ATCC 19109 genome has a segment encoding these proteins:
- the rpoZ gene encoding DNA-directed RNA polymerase subunit omega yields MARVTVQDAVEKVGNRFDLVLIAARRARQMQTGGKDSLVPEENDKQTVIALREIEEGLITKEILDARERQEQQEQEAAELAAVSSIAHSR; encoded by the coding sequence ATGGCACGCGTAACTGTTCAAGACGCTGTTGAAAAAGTTGGCAACCGTTTCGACCTAGTTCTAATTGCGGCACGCCGCGCTCGTCAAATGCAAACTGGTGGCAAAGATTCACTAGTGCCAGAAGAGAATGATAAGCAAACGGTTATCGCTCTACGCGAAATCGAAGAAGGTCTTATCACTAAAGAGATTCTTGATGCACGTGAGCGTCAAGAGCAGCAAGAGCAAGAAGCCGCTGAACTAGCAGCTGTAAGCAGCATTGCTCACAGCCGTTAA
- the gmk gene encoding guanylate kinase, with the protein MGKGTLYIVSAPSGAGKSSLISAMLETNPTYAMKVSVSHTTRGMRPGEQDGVHYHFVQKEHFEELIEKSEFLEYAEVFGNYYGTSRVWIEENLDKGIDVFLDIDWQGARQIREQMPLAKSLFILPPSNGELERRLNARGQDSDAVIAKRMAEAKSEISHYSEYDYVIINDDFDTALMDFKAIIRAERLKQDKQAAKYKGMLDALLAE; encoded by the coding sequence ATGGGTAAAGGCACTCTATATATCGTATCTGCACCAAGTGGTGCTGGAAAATCTAGTCTGATTTCAGCCATGCTAGAAACTAACCCAACCTACGCGATGAAAGTGTCGGTCTCTCATACCACTCGCGGTATGCGCCCTGGCGAGCAAGATGGTGTTCATTACCACTTCGTACAAAAAGAGCACTTTGAAGAGCTGATTGAGAAAAGTGAATTCCTTGAATATGCCGAAGTGTTTGGCAACTACTACGGCACGTCTCGTGTTTGGATTGAAGAAAACCTCGATAAGGGGATTGATGTGTTCCTAGATATTGACTGGCAAGGCGCTCGTCAGATCCGTGAACAAATGCCTTTGGCAAAAAGCCTGTTTATCCTGCCGCCTTCAAATGGTGAGCTAGAGCGTCGCCTTAACGCTCGTGGACAAGACAGCGATGCAGTGATTGCTAAGCGTATGGCTGAAGCAAAATCAGAAATCTCACACTACAGTGAGTACGACTACGTGATCATCAACGATGATTTCGACACTGCTCTGATGGACTTTAAAGCCATCATCCGCGCAGAAAGATTGAAGCAAGACAAGCAAGCTGCTAAATATAAAGGCATGCTTGATGCGCTTTTAGCTGAGTAA
- a CDS encoding NCS2 family permease, which produces MSLESTLKAQSQSGVLNSVFKITERKTTLGTELYAGFITFLAMSYILAVNPAILGGIPGMDKGAVFTATALAAAIATFIMGVWGNYPVMLAPGMSMNGFFKGMLLSGSVALVWNEALFGIFLSGVLYLLLSLTNIRKSLIESIPNDLKNAITVSLGLFIAFLGLKNAGIIVENKFVLVGMGNITDPQVIIAYISIFIALGCMVRDIKLATFISFVSAILLTVIADMVMGTSNAPIPEQIVTAPPSMASTFGAVFDFSGLTADKMFDLLFVVVIFLIVDFFDGMSTIVGVGRDAGIIDKDGKVPNARSALVADAGGTVIGSVLGTTSITAFSESGIASSQGAKTGLAAVVVSGLFLVSLFLYPLFSIFSAAMVAPAMVVVGIYMIGRLGQIDWEKKESRIASFFTIMFTVLSFSPANGMAMGFISYAFTMVVAGKGKQVHPVIYALSAIFLAYLLLL; this is translated from the coding sequence GTGAGTCTCGAATCAACTCTAAAAGCCCAGAGTCAGTCTGGTGTGCTGAATTCAGTATTTAAAATTACTGAGCGTAAAACAACCTTAGGTACCGAGCTATACGCTGGCTTTATTACCTTTTTGGCAATGAGCTATATTTTGGCGGTTAACCCTGCCATTTTGGGCGGTATTCCTGGGATGGATAAAGGCGCAGTGTTTACAGCAACTGCACTGGCTGCGGCAATCGCGACTTTCATTATGGGTGTTTGGGGTAATTACCCAGTTATGCTTGCGCCAGGCATGAGTATGAATGGTTTCTTTAAAGGGATGCTACTCAGCGGCTCGGTTGCGCTCGTGTGGAACGAAGCCCTATTTGGCATCTTTTTATCAGGTGTGCTTTATCTGCTCCTCTCCCTGACCAATATCCGTAAATCCTTGATAGAGTCGATTCCTAACGATCTGAAGAATGCAATTACGGTATCGCTTGGTCTGTTTATCGCCTTTTTAGGCTTGAAGAACGCGGGCATCATCGTCGAAAACAAGTTTGTTTTGGTCGGTATGGGTAATATTACTGACCCTCAAGTTATCATTGCCTACATCAGTATTTTTATTGCTTTGGGCTGCATGGTTCGTGACATCAAGCTGGCGACCTTTATCTCGTTTGTCAGTGCGATATTACTAACTGTTATCGCTGATATGGTGATGGGAACAAGCAACGCACCAATCCCTGAGCAAATCGTGACGGCACCGCCAAGCATGGCGAGTACGTTCGGTGCTGTGTTTGATTTCTCTGGCCTAACCGCAGACAAGATGTTCGATCTGCTGTTTGTTGTGGTTATCTTCCTGATTGTCGATTTCTTTGATGGCATGAGCACGATAGTAGGTGTTGGCCGTGATGCAGGTATTATCGACAAAGATGGCAAAGTACCTAACGCTCGTTCAGCCCTAGTTGCGGATGCAGGGGGAACTGTGATTGGTTCGGTGCTAGGTACAACCTCGATTACTGCGTTCTCTGAGTCGGGTATTGCTTCGTCTCAAGGTGCGAAAACAGGTCTAGCGGCGGTTGTGGTGTCGGGTTTGTTCCTTGTTTCACTGTTTTTATACCCTCTGTTCTCTATTTTTTCTGCAGCTATGGTTGCTCCGGCTATGGTCGTGGTAGGCATCTACATGATTGGTCGCTTAGGCCAGATTGATTGGGAGAAGAAAGAGTCTCGCATTGCTTCATTCTTTACCATTATGTTCACCGTACTGAGCTTCTCGCCAGCCAATGGTATGGCGATGGGCTTTATCAGCTACGCCTTCACTATGGTTGTTGCTGGTAAGGGTAAGCAGGTTCACCCAGTGATTTACGCTCTGTCTGCTATTTTCTTAGCCTACTTGCTGCTACTTTAA
- a CDS encoding phosphate-starvation-inducible protein PsiE has product MPTLFHLPRDKPFLKIFYALEAVLLVAITLATLYAMVEEFLHVFTEKRVLLTDILLMFIYLEVLAMVKQFVMNGKIPVRYPIYIAMMAIARYITLGMKEMDATLVVWLSVAALILAVATMVIRVGHHYWPYVDRNTLEKDE; this is encoded by the coding sequence TTGCCAACTCTTTTTCATCTTCCTCGTGATAAACCGTTTCTTAAGATCTTTTATGCTCTAGAGGCTGTGCTCTTGGTGGCGATTACGCTCGCTACTTTGTACGCCATGGTTGAAGAGTTTTTGCATGTGTTTACTGAGAAGCGTGTCCTTCTTACCGATATTCTGCTGATGTTTATCTATCTCGAAGTGCTTGCCATGGTTAAGCAGTTTGTGATGAACGGTAAGATTCCAGTGAGATACCCGATCTATATCGCCATGATGGCTATTGCTCGTTACATCACTCTAGGAATGAAAGAGATGGATGCGACCTTGGTGGTGTGGTTGTCTGTCGCGGCATTGATTCTGGCCGTCGCTACTATGGTGATTCGAGTTGGGCACCATTACTGGCCTTACGTGGATAGAAACACCTTAGAGAAAGATGAGTAG
- a CDS encoding LTA synthase family protein — MLSTILRIILPLIGIAFTSKVIFLSIASSSNIPLLSSDGVYSLLYGLRFDATAGAALAAPIIIAALILHYTKINGSRLVKALVIAGSIWLIGTTMSDTIYSLDANKHVTFELFTSKDLELELIQTAFSLHWHLILIGIALMLLTSIAIWKSNLVRCVQTRSTKLSFSLSIIVWLLFTVTAIRGGWMDHPQSPMSAYNIGDNDRAFIAWSAPYSVTYHLAKGAKKSASNVTQPASSELHQELAQTTASPAVLDNLKDANIVFVLLESWVSIDMKSYGSDIDSSPFFDALREKSLTSHAMYADGYRTVQGMFASMCSFPNPNGGIVASTQLQNNQYYCLPHMLKDRGWDTRFIQGSGKGIVGAFAKTLGFTESYGKMDYDFDDETNEWGYMDGGIYRYSLDRLDEMQAENPDKPFFMMINTGTTHSVYLPESFGYPFGDDNMSQIRASVQNHADIALHEFLAQLEGRFDKPTLVVLMSDHTAKVSEPDLAKNSIPFLIYATDGSIPTKQIDTAVSQRDIGVTILDWMGGYAPWFTGQSLLEEQEYYRSSFSDGSLFYWVDNRHAVTINSPDGQLKQCFTIEDNTISLIKTDCNAEWVQPLYQQGRDFNNLTQQLLFDGKTLDYRHLASIFPQSSTELEDDSQLVSD; from the coding sequence ATGCTCAGTACCATACTACGAATTATTTTGCCCTTGATTGGCATTGCTTTCACATCTAAGGTCATTTTCCTTAGTATTGCTTCAAGCTCAAACATCCCACTTCTTTCCTCTGACGGAGTTTATAGCCTTTTATATGGTTTGAGATTCGATGCGACAGCTGGGGCTGCACTCGCGGCTCCGATTATCATCGCAGCACTTATCCTGCACTACACCAAAATCAATGGCAGCCGACTTGTCAAAGCACTGGTTATCGCCGGCTCTATTTGGCTGATCGGCACCACGATGTCCGATACCATCTACTCCCTAGATGCAAACAAGCATGTCACCTTTGAGCTGTTTACCTCCAAAGACTTAGAGTTAGAGCTCATTCAAACCGCGTTTTCTTTGCACTGGCATCTGATCTTAATCGGTATCGCTTTAATGCTGCTAACAAGTATTGCGATTTGGAAATCTAACCTTGTTCGCTGCGTCCAAACTCGCTCTACAAAATTGAGTTTCTCTCTAAGCATTATCGTATGGCTCCTGTTTACGGTAACGGCTATCCGCGGCGGGTGGATGGATCATCCTCAGTCTCCAATGAGTGCTTACAATATCGGCGATAATGACCGCGCCTTTATTGCTTGGAGCGCCCCTTACAGCGTGACTTACCATCTCGCTAAAGGCGCAAAGAAATCAGCCAGCAATGTCACTCAACCAGCTAGTAGTGAGTTACACCAAGAGTTAGCTCAAACCACGGCGTCTCCAGCCGTACTCGACAACCTCAAAGATGCCAATATTGTCTTTGTTCTGCTGGAAAGCTGGGTCTCTATCGATATGAAGAGCTACGGTTCTGATATTGACTCTAGCCCTTTCTTCGACGCTCTACGTGAAAAGTCCCTCACCTCACACGCCATGTACGCAGACGGTTACCGCACCGTACAAGGCATGTTTGCTAGCATGTGCTCATTCCCCAACCCAAATGGCGGAATCGTGGCAAGCACTCAACTGCAAAACAACCAGTACTACTGCTTGCCTCATATGCTGAAAGATCGTGGCTGGGACACTCGATTCATTCAAGGTAGCGGTAAAGGCATTGTCGGCGCATTTGCCAAAACCCTCGGATTTACTGAGTCATACGGAAAAATGGACTATGACTTCGATGATGAGACGAATGAATGGGGATACATGGATGGTGGTATCTACCGTTACTCGCTCGATCGTTTAGATGAAATGCAAGCGGAGAATCCAGACAAGCCATTCTTTATGATGATCAATACAGGTACCACACACAGCGTTTACCTACCTGAGTCATTTGGTTATCCGTTTGGTGATGACAACATGTCGCAGATCCGTGCAAGTGTACAAAACCATGCCGATATCGCTTTGCATGAGTTCCTTGCTCAACTTGAGGGGCGTTTCGATAAACCAACACTGGTTGTCCTTATGTCTGACCATACGGCTAAGGTATCTGAACCGGATCTAGCGAAAAACTCAATTCCGTTCCTTATTTATGCAACAGATGGCTCCATCCCTACTAAACAGATCGATACTGCGGTTTCACAGCGTGATATTGGGGTCACTATCTTAGACTGGATGGGCGGCTACGCTCCTTGGTTTACCGGGCAATCGCTGCTAGAAGAGCAAGAGTATTATCGCAGTAGTTTCTCCGATGGTAGCTTGTTCTATTGGGTTGATAATCGCCATGCCGTCACTATTAACTCACCGGATGGTCAACTTAAGCAGTGCTTTACCATTGAGGACAATACTATCAGCCTAATCAAGACCGATTGTAATGCTGAGTGGGTGCAGCCTCTTTACCAGCAAGGTAGAGATTTTAACAACCTCACCCAACAGCTACTGTTTGATGGAAAAACTCTAGACTACCGCCATCTCGCGTCTATTTTCCCTCAATCATCTACAGAGCTTGAAGACGACAGCCAACTTGTCAGTGACTAA
- a CDS encoding YicC/YloC family endoribonuclease, with translation MIYSMTAYARKEVKGDWGTAVWEIRSVNQRYLETYFRLPEQFRGLEPVLRERFRKRLARGKVECALRFEANPAAKGELSINENLAQQVINAANQVMQMTGEESRLNPFQVMNWPGVMETSEQDMDAVNKDLLGAFDDAVSEFIEARGREGENMKALIVQRLDAITDEVVKVRARMPEILEWQRERLFSKFEEAKIELDSSRVEQELILLAQKSDVAEELDRLDSHVKEATNILKKGGACGRRLDFMMQEFNRESNTLASKSISTDITASGVELKVLIEQMREQIQNIE, from the coding sequence ATGATCTACAGTATGACAGCCTACGCTCGTAAAGAAGTCAAAGGTGATTGGGGCACAGCCGTGTGGGAAATCCGTAGCGTAAACCAACGCTACCTTGAAACCTACTTCCGCTTACCAGAGCAGTTCCGTGGCCTAGAGCCCGTGCTACGCGAGCGTTTTCGTAAACGTCTTGCGCGCGGCAAAGTGGAATGTGCACTGCGCTTTGAAGCTAACCCAGCGGCGAAAGGCGAGTTAAGCATCAACGAAAATCTAGCACAGCAAGTGATCAACGCCGCTAACCAAGTAATGCAGATGACGGGCGAAGAAAGCCGTCTAAACCCATTCCAAGTCATGAACTGGCCGGGTGTTATGGAAACCTCTGAGCAAGATATGGATGCGGTAAACAAAGATCTGCTAGGTGCATTTGATGACGCTGTGAGCGAATTTATTGAAGCGCGTGGCCGTGAAGGCGAGAACATGAAGGCACTAATCGTCCAGCGCTTAGATGCGATCACTGACGAAGTGGTTAAAGTACGTGCACGTATGCCTGAAATTTTGGAGTGGCAACGTGAGCGTCTGTTCTCGAAGTTTGAAGAAGCGAAAATTGAGCTTGATTCATCACGCGTTGAGCAAGAGCTGATCCTTCTAGCGCAAAAATCTGACGTCGCAGAAGAGCTAGACCGCTTAGACTCGCACGTAAAAGAAGCAACTAACATTCTTAAGAAAGGTGGTGCTTGTGGCCGCCGTCTAGACTTCATGATGCAAGAGTTCAACCGTGAGTCAAACACGCTTGCCTCTAAATCAATAAGCACAGATATCACTGCGTCGGGTGTTGAGCTGAAAGTGCTTATTGAACAGATGCGCGAGCAGATCCAAAACATTGAATAA